In a genomic window of Chthoniobacterales bacterium:
- a CDS encoding DUF1318 domain-containing protein produces MAARQTRQKIGAPAAILALALLAGCKSLSFNLATSEPIKVDIAMRLDVYQHAPEGGATTTKPGASPTPGSNAPSSKAADRAKDRQADIQVFKNSRLVGEARDGLLVIVTEPAGDYGDYVRRIVSSENASRMSQMKKLAEQQKRPLPEVQKEQAALWANRSFKGEWIETAKPDGTYQWSQKQG; encoded by the coding sequence ATGGCAGCTCGGCAAACTCGGCAAAAAATAGGCGCCCCCGCCGCCATCCTCGCCCTTGCATTGCTCGCCGGGTGCAAATCGCTCTCCTTCAATCTCGCCACCAGCGAGCCGATCAAGGTCGACATCGCCATGCGCCTCGACGTCTACCAGCACGCCCCCGAGGGCGGCGCCACGACCACGAAGCCCGGCGCCAGCCCGACGCCCGGATCCAACGCCCCTTCCAGCAAGGCCGCGGACCGCGCGAAGGACCGCCAGGCCGACATCCAGGTCTTCAAGAATTCCCGCCTCGTCGGCGAGGCCCGCGACGGTCTCCTCGTCATCGTCACCGAGCCCGCCGGTGACTACGGCGACTACGTGCGCCGCATCGTCTCGAGTGAGAATGCCAGCCGTATGTCGCAGATGAAGAAACTGGCCGAGCAGCAGAAGCGCCCGCTTCCCGAAGTGCAGAAGGAACAGGCCGCGCTGTGGGCCAATCGCTCGTTCAAGGGCGAGTGGATCGAAACCGCCAAACCCGACGGAACCTACCAATGGTCGCAAAAGCAGGGTTGA